A region from the Actinoplanes sp. OR16 genome encodes:
- a CDS encoding bifunctional 3,4-dihydroxy-2-butanone-4-phosphate synthase/GTP cyclohydrolase II — MFEKVEQAIADIAAGKAVIVVDDEDRENEGDLIFAAEHATPELVAFMVRYTSGYICVAIPEAEADRLDLPPMVEYNQDSYKTAYAVTVDARVGGTTGISAADRARTIGLLASARTQPNDLSRPGHIVPLRAKPGGVLRRPGHTEASVDLAVLAGARAAGVLCEMVNDDGTMQRRPDLEKFAAEHGLTLVSIAELVAYLSLRQGRQVERVVETKLPTEHGDFTAVGYRTEADNGEHVALVFGEIGDGEDVLVRVHSECLTGDVFGSKRCDCGPQLDAALERVAAAGRGVVLYMRGHEGRGIGLLHKLQAYQLQDRGLDTVDANLELGLPADARDYGTGAQILADLGIRSMRLLTNNPAKRAGLEGYGLRVTGRESLPVRLHPENVHYLRTKRDRMGHLFEALG, encoded by the coding sequence ATGTTTGAGAAGGTCGAGCAAGCGATCGCCGACATCGCCGCCGGCAAAGCGGTGATCGTGGTGGACGACGAGGACCGCGAGAACGAGGGCGACCTCATCTTCGCGGCCGAGCACGCCACGCCGGAGCTGGTGGCGTTCATGGTCCGCTACACGTCCGGGTACATCTGCGTGGCCATCCCCGAGGCCGAGGCCGACCGGCTCGACCTGCCGCCGATGGTCGAATACAACCAGGACTCCTACAAGACCGCCTACGCCGTGACGGTGGACGCCCGGGTGGGCGGGACCACCGGCATCTCGGCCGCCGACCGCGCCCGGACCATCGGCCTGCTCGCCTCGGCCCGGACCCAGCCGAACGACCTGTCCCGGCCGGGGCACATCGTCCCGCTGCGGGCCAAGCCGGGTGGCGTGCTGCGCCGTCCCGGGCACACCGAGGCCTCGGTCGACCTGGCGGTCCTCGCCGGCGCCCGGGCGGCCGGGGTGCTCTGCGAGATGGTGAACGACGACGGCACCATGCAGCGCCGGCCCGACCTGGAGAAGTTCGCGGCCGAGCACGGCCTCACGCTGGTCTCGATCGCCGAGCTGGTGGCGTACCTCAGCCTCCGCCAGGGCCGGCAGGTCGAGCGGGTCGTGGAGACCAAGCTGCCGACCGAGCACGGCGACTTCACCGCCGTCGGCTACCGCACCGAGGCGGACAACGGCGAGCACGTGGCGCTCGTCTTCGGTGAGATCGGCGACGGCGAGGACGTGCTGGTCCGGGTGCACTCGGAGTGCCTGACCGGCGACGTCTTCGGCTCGAAGCGGTGCGACTGCGGCCCGCAGCTGGACGCGGCTCTCGAACGCGTCGCGGCGGCCGGCCGGGGTGTGGTGCTCTACATGCGCGGTCACGAGGGGCGGGGCATCGGGCTGCTGCACAAGCTTCAGGCGTACCAGCTGCAGGACCGCGGTCTGGACACCGTCGACGCGAACCTCGAACTCGGGCTGCCGGCCGACGCGCGCGACTACGGCACCGGCGCGCAGATCCTCGCCGACCTGGGCATCCGGTCGATGCGCCTGCTGACCAACAACCCCGCGAAAAGAGCAGGGCTTGAGGGGTACGGCCTGCGTGTCACCGGCCGGGAGTCCCTGCCGGTCCGGCTGCACCCGGAGAACGTGCACTACCTGCGTACCAAGCGGGATCGCATGGGCCACCTGTTCGAGGCCTTGGGCTGA
- a CDS encoding riboflavin synthase, producing the protein MFTGIVEELGEIVRLTGAEGDDSAVIAVRGPLVTSDAGHGDSIAVNGVCLTVIDNEDGVFTADVMGETLRRSSLGALAVGSQVNLERAAALNSRLGGHLVQGHVDGVARIIAREPADQWEVVRFSLPAELEKYVVEKGSITVDGVSLTVMEVTADSFAVGMIPATSKLTVLGSKAIGDPVNLEVDVIAKYVEKMLGSRNV; encoded by the coding sequence ATGTTCACCGGGATCGTCGAAGAGCTGGGCGAGATCGTCCGCCTCACCGGAGCCGAGGGTGACGACTCGGCGGTCATCGCCGTACGCGGCCCGCTCGTCACGTCGGACGCGGGGCACGGCGACTCGATCGCGGTGAACGGGGTCTGTCTCACCGTGATCGACAACGAGGACGGCGTGTTCACCGCCGACGTGATGGGCGAGACGCTGCGGCGCAGCTCGCTCGGCGCGCTCGCGGTCGGCAGCCAGGTCAACCTGGAACGGGCCGCCGCGCTGAACAGCCGCCTCGGCGGCCACCTGGTGCAGGGCCACGTGGACGGCGTCGCGCGGATCATCGCCCGGGAGCCGGCCGACCAGTGGGAGGTGGTGCGGTTCTCGCTCCCCGCCGAGCTGGAGAAGTACGTCGTGGAGAAGGGCTCGATCACCGTCGACGGCGTCTCGCTCACGGTGATGGAAGTGACGGCGGACAGCTTCGCGGTCGGGATGATCCCGGCCACCTCGAAGCTCACCGTGCTGGGCAGCAAGGCCATCGGCGATCCGGTCAACCTCGAGGTCGACGTGATCGCGAAGTACGTCGAGAAGATGCTGGGGAGCCGCAATGTTTGA
- a CDS encoding phosphoribosyl-ATP diphosphatase, producing MLVKTFEELFAELQRKAAEQTPGSGTVEALERGVHFIGKKVVEEAAESWMAAEHEGPERAAEEISQLFYQAQVLMIATGLELKDVYRHL from the coding sequence TTGCTCGTGAAGACGTTCGAAGAACTGTTTGCCGAGTTGCAACGCAAGGCGGCGGAACAGACCCCCGGTTCGGGCACCGTCGAGGCGCTCGAACGCGGAGTCCACTTCATCGGCAAGAAGGTCGTCGAGGAAGCCGCCGAATCCTGGATGGCCGCCGAGCACGAAGGCCCCGAGCGCGCCGCCGAGGAGATCTCCCAGCTGTTCTACCAGGCACAGGTCCTGATGATCGCCACTGGTCTCGAACTCAAGGACGTGTACCGACATCTCTGA
- the ribH gene encoding 6,7-dimethyl-8-ribityllumazine synthase, translating to MAGFGDPHMETVDAAGLKLGIVGSRWHNDLVAHMIERAKSAAEACGVTDVGVYRVAGSVELPVVAQALARKYDAVVALGVVIKGETQHFEYVCDAVTSGLTRVALDESTPVAHGVLTVQSLGQARDRAGLEDSIEDKGWQATVAVLDAALALREIGKPSMFGR from the coding sequence ATGGCCGGCTTCGGTGATCCGCACATGGAGACCGTCGACGCTGCCGGGCTGAAGCTCGGGATCGTCGGCTCGCGGTGGCACAACGACCTGGTCGCCCACATGATCGAGCGGGCCAAGTCGGCCGCCGAGGCGTGCGGCGTGACCGACGTGGGCGTCTACCGCGTCGCCGGCTCGGTCGAGCTGCCGGTCGTGGCGCAGGCGCTGGCCCGCAAGTACGACGCGGTGGTCGCGCTCGGTGTGGTGATCAAGGGGGAGACCCAGCACTTCGAGTACGTGTGCGACGCCGTCACCAGCGGCCTCACCCGGGTGGCGCTGGACGAGAGCACGCCTGTGGCGCACGGCGTGCTCACCGTCCAGAGCCTGGGTCAGGCCCGCGACCGGGCCGGCCTGGAGGACTCGATCGAGGACAAGGGCTGGCAGGCGACGGTGGCCGTCCTGGACGCCGCCCTGGCCCTCCGCGAGATCGGGAAGCCCTCGATGTTCGGCCGCTGA
- the ribD gene encoding bifunctional diaminohydroxyphosphoribosylaminopyrimidine deaminase/5-amino-6-(5-phosphoribosylamino)uracil reductase RibD: MVTEDEAMRRAIALAARGLGTTSPNPVVGCLLLGPGGEVVGEGFHAYAGGPHAEIVALAQAGELARGGTCVVSLEPCNHTGRTGPCSHALIAAGVRRVVIGVDDPNPVASGGAATLRSAGIEVVTGVRREEAEAGNVAWLTAVRRGRPYVTWKMAATLDGRSAAADGTSQWISSLESRSDVHVLRSTVDAIVVGVGTVLADDPQLTVRDLRDGTLAIKQPLRVVVDSSGRTPENARVRDAAAPTWIVSAAAVGSGPGGRVDLARMLTQLYARGVRNVLLEGGPTLAGAFLAAGLVDRVIGYVAPKLLGDGRTALVDAGVGTIAEAVELEFTDITQIGGDLRFTALLRTKKEI; encoded by the coding sequence ATGGTGACCGAGGACGAGGCGATGCGCCGCGCGATCGCGCTGGCCGCCCGTGGCCTCGGCACGACCAGTCCCAACCCGGTCGTCGGCTGCCTGCTGCTCGGGCCCGGCGGTGAGGTGGTCGGTGAGGGCTTCCACGCGTACGCCGGAGGGCCGCACGCGGAGATCGTGGCCCTCGCCCAGGCGGGTGAGCTGGCCCGGGGCGGCACGTGTGTCGTCTCGCTGGAACCCTGCAACCACACCGGGCGGACCGGTCCCTGCTCGCACGCCCTGATCGCGGCCGGGGTGCGGCGCGTCGTGATCGGCGTGGACGATCCCAACCCGGTCGCCTCCGGGGGCGCGGCGACGCTGCGGTCGGCCGGCATCGAGGTGGTCACCGGGGTCCGCCGTGAGGAGGCCGAGGCCGGCAACGTCGCCTGGCTCACCGCGGTCCGGCGCGGCCGGCCCTACGTGACCTGGAAGATGGCGGCGACCCTGGACGGCCGCTCGGCAGCGGCGGACGGCACCAGCCAGTGGATCTCGTCCCTGGAGTCCCGCTCCGACGTGCACGTGCTGCGCAGCACCGTCGACGCCATCGTGGTCGGCGTGGGCACGGTGCTGGCGGACGACCCGCAGCTCACCGTGCGGGACCTGCGCGACGGCACGCTGGCGATCAAGCAACCTCTGCGTGTGGTGGTCGACTCGTCCGGCCGTACCCCGGAGAACGCCCGCGTGCGTGATGCCGCCGCACCCACCTGGATCGTCTCCGCGGCCGCGGTCGGAAGCGGCCCCGGAGGCCGCGTCGACCTGGCCCGGATGCTCACCCAGCTCTACGCCCGGGGCGTGCGCAACGTGCTGCTCGAAGGCGGTCCGACCCTCGCCGGAGCTTTCCTGGCGGCCGGACTTGTCGATCGGGTGATCGGGTACGTCGCGCCGAAACTGCTCGGCGACGGCCGCACCGCCCTGGTCGACGCCGGTGTCGGCACCATCGCCGAGGCCGTCGAACTGGAGTTCACCGACATCACGCAGATCGGCGGCGACCTGCGTTTCACAGCACTGCTCCGCACCAAGAAGGAGATCTGA
- a CDS encoding amino acid ABC transporter permease → MTYAPSTRQLERTAYRRRQAVRSVLLAALSTAVVGILLTVAITGAPGWERVKASFFDPEAAQEYLPEILFGLWLNIRLLVVCATLALTLGLVVAILRTLRGPVFFPVRALATGYTYTFRGLPLIIVIYLYAFGIPGLRLQGTPDVLVLGAAAIIVTYGAYLAEVFRAGIESVHPSQIAAARSLGLSYRQAMRHVVLPQAVRRVTPPLLNDTVALQKDVGLISLAGPIDAIRAAQIGVAQDANFTPYIVAGVLFVLLALPLIGVTDWVTLRAARRQNAG, encoded by the coding sequence GTGACATACGCACCAAGCACCAGGCAACTGGAACGGACCGCCTACCGCCGTCGTCAGGCGGTCCGTTCCGTGCTGCTCGCGGCTCTCTCCACCGCCGTGGTCGGCATCCTGCTCACCGTGGCGATCACCGGCGCCCCCGGCTGGGAACGGGTGAAGGCCTCGTTCTTCGACCCGGAGGCGGCCCAGGAGTACCTGCCGGAGATCCTCTTCGGGCTCTGGCTCAACATCAGGCTGCTCGTGGTCTGCGCCACGCTCGCGCTCACCCTCGGCCTGGTCGTCGCGATCCTGCGCACGCTGCGCGGCCCGGTCTTCTTCCCGGTCCGCGCGCTCGCCACCGGCTACACGTACACGTTCCGCGGCCTGCCGCTGATCATCGTGATCTACCTGTACGCCTTCGGCATCCCCGGCCTGCGCCTGCAGGGCACCCCCGACGTGCTCGTCCTCGGCGCCGCCGCGATCATCGTGACGTACGGCGCGTACCTGGCCGAGGTGTTCCGGGCCGGCATCGAGTCGGTGCACCCGAGCCAGATCGCGGCGGCCCGCTCGCTCGGGCTCAGCTACCGCCAGGCGATGCGCCACGTGGTGCTGCCGCAGGCGGTCCGCCGGGTCACCCCGCCGCTGCTGAACGACACCGTGGCGCTGCAGAAGGACGTCGGCCTGATCTCCCTGGCCGGTCCGATCGACGCGATCCGGGCCGCCCAGATCGGCGTCGCCCAGGACGCCAACTTCACCCCGTACATCGTCGCCGGGGTGCTCTTCGTCCTGCTCGCCCTGCCGCTGATCGGCGTCACCGACTGGGTGACCCTGCGCGCGGCCCGCCGCCAGAACGCGGGTTGA
- a CDS encoding amino acid ABC transporter ATP-binding protein, producing the protein MTVVLSCADVRKTFGDHVILDGLTLDVAEHEVVALIGASGSGKSTLLRCVNLLEQIDDGTIRLDGEEITDPRADPDEVRQRIGLVFQSYNLFPHMTVLDNITLAPVRVHGKDRAEAKDQAMTWLKRVGLEQKATAYPDRLSGGQQQRVAIVRALVNNPRLLLLDEVTSALDPELVGEVLTMIKDLKAEGMTMVLATHEMGFAKQVADRVAFLDAGRVLEAGPPEQVLGDPAEVRTRQFLARIIEAGRL; encoded by the coding sequence ATGACCGTGGTGCTTTCCTGCGCTGACGTCCGCAAGACCTTCGGCGATCACGTGATCCTCGACGGCCTCACCCTGGACGTGGCCGAGCACGAGGTGGTCGCCCTGATCGGCGCCTCCGGATCGGGCAAGTCCACGCTGCTGCGCTGCGTCAACCTGCTCGAACAGATCGACGACGGCACGATCCGGCTCGACGGCGAGGAGATCACCGACCCGCGGGCCGACCCGGACGAGGTCCGGCAGCGGATCGGGCTGGTCTTCCAGTCCTACAACCTGTTCCCGCACATGACGGTGCTCGACAACATCACCCTGGCGCCGGTGCGGGTGCACGGGAAGGACAGGGCCGAGGCGAAGGACCAGGCGATGACCTGGCTCAAACGGGTCGGCCTGGAGCAGAAGGCCACGGCGTACCCCGATCGGCTCTCCGGAGGTCAGCAGCAGCGCGTCGCGATCGTGCGGGCGCTGGTGAACAACCCGCGCCTGCTGCTGCTCGACGAGGTCACCTCGGCGCTCGACCCGGAACTGGTCGGCGAGGTCCTCACCATGATCAAGGACCTCAAGGCCGAGGGCATGACGATGGTGCTCGCCACCCACGAGATGGGCTTCGCGAAGCAGGTCGCCGACCGGGTCGCCTTCCTGGACGCCGGCCGGGTGCTCGAAGCCGGGCCGCCCGAGCAGGTGCTGGGCGACCCGGCCGAGGTGCGCACGCGCCAGTTCCTGGCGCGGATCATCGAGGCCGGTCGGCTGTAG
- a CDS encoding ABC transporter substrate-binding protein, with product MVSRYTPVAVGGVALLFAAVTACSPVEEESSPTASASSASTETCAPASLATLTAGKLTIGTDNPAYEPWFSDNKPANGKGYESAVAYAVADRLGYANADVQWTSVTFNNAIAPGPKKFDIDINQFSITDERKQAVDFSSPYYLVRQTVITTKGSKIAGAKSLADLKSAKLGAQVGTTSYQAVTDVIKPDQQPSVFNNNDDAKAALVNGTVDGIVVDLPTAFYMTAAELDDGVIVGQLPQVGVPEQFGIVLDKGSPLTGCVSKAVDQLRQDGTLAVLEKTWLADTAGAPELS from the coding sequence ATGGTCAGCCGATACACCCCCGTTGCGGTCGGCGGCGTTGCGCTCCTGTTCGCCGCTGTCACCGCCTGCTCCCCGGTTGAGGAAGAGTCCTCCCCCACCGCGTCCGCGTCGTCCGCCTCCACGGAGACCTGTGCGCCCGCCAGCCTCGCCACTCTGACGGCGGGCAAGCTCACCATCGGCACCGACAACCCGGCCTACGAACCATGGTTCAGCGACAACAAGCCGGCGAACGGCAAGGGCTACGAGTCCGCCGTCGCCTACGCGGTCGCCGACCGGCTCGGCTACGCGAACGCCGACGTGCAGTGGACGTCGGTGACGTTCAACAACGCGATCGCGCCCGGCCCGAAGAAGTTCGACATCGACATCAACCAGTTCTCGATCACCGACGAGCGCAAGCAGGCCGTCGACTTCTCGTCGCCGTACTACCTGGTGCGGCAGACCGTGATCACCACCAAGGGCTCCAAGATCGCCGGCGCGAAGTCGCTCGCCGACCTCAAGTCCGCCAAGCTCGGCGCCCAGGTCGGCACCACCAGCTACCAGGCCGTCACCGACGTGATCAAGCCGGACCAGCAGCCGTCCGTCTTCAACAACAACGACGACGCCAAGGCCGCGCTGGTCAACGGCACCGTCGACGGGATCGTCGTGGACCTGCCCACCGCGTTCTACATGACCGCGGCCGAGCTCGACGACGGTGTCATCGTCGGCCAGCTGCCCCAGGTCGGCGTCCCCGAGCAGTTCGGCATCGTGCTCGACAAGGGCTCGCCGCTGACCGGCTGCGTCAGCAAGGCGGTCGATCAGCTGCGGCAGGACGGAACTCTCGCTGTACTGGAGAAGACCTGGCTGGCCGACACCGCCGGAGCACCCGAACTCTCGTGA